The Leptospira fletcheri genome includes a region encoding these proteins:
- a CDS encoding undecaprenyl-phosphate glucose phosphotransferase has translation MLKERSQTFKLLFVFLDVIFSLGSCLFAFFLRFHLLDPSGVDRSYVDTESYAILSLLLSLSQVLVFLSVDLYHPRRGLSFADEFLVIFGGVFLNLLLVLSLLFFFRGDLGSERFSRTFILAFAGTNIFSTTILHFLTRQVLRYLRSKGYNLRRVLVIGVRQTACRFADSVLRHQIYGYQIVGYVSGKNVKPLRKEMKVLGKAEKIEKVLEEVKPDLVVYALNNEEGEYLQDVLDSCDTEGIDLKVIPGFQEFITAKGRVDEMDGLPVISIRNIPIRLGYNRFIKRSFDILFSLVFILFFSPFYLVLAILIKLTSEGPVFYMQERVGLDNKSFRMIKFRSMVVQEKSRSETTWTVQNDPRVTKIGKIMRKTSLDETPQFFNVLLGDMSVVGPRPERPHFVEKFKSDHRHYMRRHAVKAGITGLAQVKGLRGDTSIEERIAADIYYIENWSLWLDIKIILLTPFMGLMDKNAY, from the coding sequence ATGCTTAAAGAGAGGAGTCAGACTTTTAAACTTCTGTTCGTGTTCCTGGATGTGATTTTTTCCTTGGGAAGCTGCTTGTTCGCTTTCTTTCTGAGGTTCCATCTTCTGGACCCGAGCGGAGTTGATCGGTCGTATGTGGATACGGAAAGTTACGCGATCCTTTCCCTTCTGCTTTCCTTATCGCAAGTATTGGTCTTCCTTTCGGTGGACCTGTATCATCCGAGACGAGGTCTCTCCTTTGCCGACGAGTTTTTGGTGATTTTCGGCGGGGTGTTTCTGAACCTGCTTTTGGTTCTTTCATTGCTTTTCTTTTTCCGCGGAGATCTCGGGAGCGAAAGGTTTTCCCGGACCTTCATTCTTGCATTCGCCGGTACGAATATTTTTTCGACCACTATTCTCCATTTTCTGACCAGACAGGTCCTGAGATATCTTAGGAGTAAGGGATACAATCTGCGTAGGGTGCTCGTGATCGGAGTCAGACAAACCGCCTGTCGTTTTGCCGACTCCGTTCTTCGTCACCAAATCTACGGCTACCAGATCGTGGGATACGTTTCCGGTAAGAATGTAAAACCTCTTCGGAAAGAGATGAAGGTTTTGGGAAAAGCCGAAAAAATCGAAAAAGTTCTGGAGGAAGTAAAACCGGATCTTGTCGTCTATGCGTTGAACAACGAGGAAGGGGAATATCTACAGGACGTTTTGGATTCCTGCGATACGGAGGGAATCGATCTGAAAGTGATCCCGGGATTCCAGGAGTTCATCACCGCTAAGGGGCGGGTGGATGAAATGGACGGACTCCCTGTCATCAGCATCCGGAATATTCCGATTCGTTTGGGATACAATCGATTCATTAAGAGGAGTTTCGACATCCTTTTCTCTCTAGTCTTTATCCTGTTCTTCTCTCCGTTCTATCTTGTTCTGGCGATTCTCATTAAATTGACCTCCGAAGGTCCCGTGTTTTATATGCAGGAAAGGGTTGGGTTGGACAATAAAAGTTTCCGGATGATCAAATTCAGAAGTATGGTCGTCCAGGAAAAATCCAGGTCAGAAACCACTTGGACCGTCCAAAACGACCCAAGGGTCACGAAAATCGGGAAAATCATGAGAAAGACCTCCCTTGACGAAACCCCGCAGTTTTTTAACGTGCTCTTGGGGGATATGTCCGTCGTGGGTCCCCGACCGGAACGCCCTCACTTTGTAGAAAAATTCAAGAGCGATCATAGGCATTATATGCGGAGACACGCCGTAAAGGCCGGAATCACCGGATTGGCTCAGGTGAAGGGACTTAGGGGAGATACCTCGATCGAGGAAAGGATAGCGGCGGATATCTATTATATCGAAAATTGGTCCTTATGGCTAGACATTAAGATCATTCTTCTCACTCCTTTTATGGGGTTGATGGATAAAAACGCCTATTGA